In Burkholderia gladioli, a genomic segment contains:
- the mreC gene encoding rod shape-determining protein MreC — MEYSPPPLFKQGPSALARLIFFVALAIALLVSDARFSTLEIVRGILGTALFPLQRAALVPRDLFMGAADLAATNASLRHDNQQLRERNLALSLQANQAGQLMSDNAHLRAVLGLRARIAAQSTPVEIQYDTSDPFSQKVVIGHGSHDDIQNGAPVVTEDGVVGQVTRVFPLQSEITLITDRDLAIPVQVLRTGLRSVIYGTPKGDSLDLRFVPTSADLMVGDELVTSGLDGTYPPGLPVAKVVRIDKLADTAFAHVVCMPVAAVRGAREMLVLHYQNDVPPRPVDPDADKNAKGKKGAKAADKGKGAAPAAAGEKPAATAPAPAQAAPAAKNGRPAPAAKPAATTQPAPQATQQAPAAAPSRGTQP, encoded by the coding sequence ATGGAATACAGTCCGCCGCCCCTCTTCAAGCAAGGTCCTTCCGCGCTCGCGCGGCTGATCTTCTTCGTCGCGCTGGCGATCGCGCTCCTCGTCTCGGATGCGCGCTTCAGTACGCTCGAAATCGTCCGGGGCATCCTGGGCACCGCGCTGTTCCCGCTGCAACGGGCCGCGCTGGTGCCGCGCGACCTGTTCATGGGCGCCGCCGACCTCGCCGCCACCAATGCCTCGCTGCGCCACGACAACCAGCAGCTGCGCGAGCGCAATCTGGCGCTGTCGCTGCAGGCCAACCAGGCCGGCCAGCTGATGTCCGACAACGCGCACCTGCGCGCCGTGCTGGGCCTGCGCGCGCGGATCGCCGCCCAGTCCACCCCGGTCGAGATCCAGTACGACACCAGCGATCCGTTCTCGCAGAAGGTGGTGATCGGCCACGGCTCGCACGACGACATCCAGAACGGCGCGCCGGTGGTGACCGAGGACGGCGTGGTCGGCCAGGTCACGCGCGTGTTCCCGCTGCAGTCCGAGATCACCCTGATCACCGATCGCGACCTGGCGATTCCCGTGCAGGTGCTGCGCACCGGGCTGCGCAGCGTGATCTACGGCACCCCGAAGGGCGATTCGCTGGACCTGCGCTTCGTGCCGACCAGCGCCGACCTGATGGTGGGCGACGAGCTGGTGACCAGCGGCCTGGACGGCACCTACCCGCCGGGCCTGCCGGTGGCCAAGGTGGTGCGGATCGACAAGCTGGCCGACACCGCCTTCGCGCACGTGGTCTGCATGCCGGTGGCGGCGGTGCGCGGCGCGCGCGAGATGCTGGTGCTGCACTACCAGAACGACGTGCCGCCGCGCCCGGTCGACCCGGACGCGGACAAGAACGCCAAGGGCAAGAAGGGCGCGAAGGCCGCCGACAAGGGCAAGGGCGCGGCGCCCGCCGCCGCCGGCGAGAAGCCGGCCGCCACCGCGCCGGCGCCGGCCCAGGCCGCGCCGGCAGCGAAGAACGGCCGCCCCGCGCCCGCCGCGAAGCCGGCGGCCACCACGCAGCCCGCCCCGCAAGCCACCCAGCAGGCCCCGGCCGCCGCGCCGTCCCGGGGAACGCAGCCATGA
- the gatC gene encoding Asp-tRNA(Asn)/Glu-tRNA(Gln) amidotransferase subunit GatC, translating to MALTLNDVKRIAHLARLEIADAEAEHTLAQLNDFFGLVEQMRAVDTTGIAPLAHPIEQIQDVAQRLREDVVTEHVNRDENQRPAPAVQEGLFLVPKVIE from the coding sequence ATGGCTTTGACCCTGAACGATGTGAAACGCATCGCGCACCTCGCGCGGCTCGAGATAGCCGACGCCGAGGCCGAGCACACGCTCGCCCAGCTCAACGACTTCTTCGGCCTGGTCGAGCAGATGCGCGCCGTCGACACGACCGGCATCGCGCCGCTCGCGCACCCGATCGAGCAGATCCAGGACGTGGCGCAGCGCCTGCGCGAGGACGTCGTGACCGAGCACGTGAATCGCGACGAGAACCAGCGCCCGGCGCCCGCCGTCCAGGAAGGCCTGTTCCTGGTGCCGAAGGTGATCGAATAA
- the rodA gene encoding rod shape-determining protein RodA produces MFAGFDRPLALIVFLLLCVGIVTLYSATIDMPGRVEDQLRNIMLTFVLMWIIANIPPQTLMRFAVPLYTFGVALLVAVALFGMTKKGAKRWLNVGVVIQPSEILKIATPLMLAWYYQRREGNIRWYDYLVAFAILLVPVGLIAKQPDLGTAMLVFAAGLFVIYLAGLSFKLIVPVLMAGVIAVAAIATFEDKICQPQVVWPLMHDYQKHRVCTLLDPTSDPLGKGFHTIQAVIAIGSGGPVGKGYLKGTQAHLEFIPEKHTDFIFAVYSEEFGLVGGLVLLTLYMVLIARGLYIAAQGSTLFGRLLAGSLSLGFFTYAFVNVGMVSGVLPVVGVPLPFMSYGGTALITLGVATGLIMSVGRQKRLMKS; encoded by the coding sequence ATGTTCGCGGGCTTCGACCGCCCGCTCGCGCTGATCGTGTTCCTGCTGCTCTGCGTCGGGATCGTCACGCTCTACAGCGCGACCATCGACATGCCGGGCCGGGTCGAGGACCAGCTGCGCAACATCATGCTGACCTTCGTGCTGATGTGGATCATCGCGAACATCCCGCCGCAGACGCTGATGCGCTTCGCGGTGCCGCTCTATACCTTCGGCGTCGCGCTGCTGGTGGCGGTGGCGCTGTTCGGGATGACCAAGAAGGGGGCCAAGCGCTGGCTCAACGTCGGCGTGGTGATCCAGCCCTCGGAGATCCTCAAGATCGCCACCCCGCTGATGCTGGCCTGGTACTACCAGCGGCGCGAGGGCAATATCCGCTGGTACGACTACCTGGTGGCCTTCGCGATCCTGCTGGTGCCGGTCGGCCTGATCGCCAAGCAGCCCGACCTGGGCACCGCGATGCTGGTGTTCGCGGCGGGCCTGTTCGTGATCTACCTGGCGGGGCTGTCGTTCAAGCTGATCGTGCCGGTGCTGATGGCCGGCGTGATCGCGGTGGCCGCGATCGCTACCTTCGAGGACAAGATCTGCCAGCCGCAGGTGGTCTGGCCGTTGATGCACGACTACCAGAAGCACCGCGTCTGCACCCTGCTCGACCCGACCTCGGACCCGCTCGGCAAGGGCTTCCACACCATCCAGGCGGTGATCGCGATCGGCTCGGGCGGCCCGGTCGGCAAGGGCTACCTGAAGGGCACCCAGGCCCACCTCGAGTTCATCCCCGAGAAGCACACCGACTTCATCTTCGCGGTCTATTCCGAGGAATTCGGGCTGGTGGGCGGGCTGGTGCTGCTCACGCTCTACATGGTGCTGATCGCGCGCGGGCTCTATATCGCCGCGCAGGGTTCGACGCTGTTCGGGCGCCTCTTGGCCGGCTCGCTGTCGCTGGGCTTCTTCACCTATGCCTTCGTCAACGTGGGCATGGTCAGCGGCGTGCTGCCGGTGGTCGGCGTGCCGCTGCCCTTCATGAGCTACGGCGGCACCGCGCTGATCACGCTGGGCGTCGCCACCGGGCTGATCATGAGCGTCGGGCGGCAGAAGCGGCTGATGAAATCGTAG
- a CDS encoding tetratricopeptide repeat protein: MLAASQPARAADAAASSASSAPAAASASGASGTSSTRRAVPHGKLRRPAPASKATADAVADYNAGDYASALAGFGRSARRGDRLAQFDYAMMLLKGEGGPANQADGLHWLNQAADAGMTQAQYVLGTMYDDGQFVARDPAVAHGWFLKAAQQGHMEAQLALANQFLDGRGTPRDNHQAFEWYRKAADAGEPTAQYVTASFYERGGDGVAVDLNLARVYYAAAAVHGDEVAALKYQEVSTALRKQVAAASAASAASAASVPAVEAPQAASQ, from the coding sequence ATGCTGGCGGCCAGCCAGCCGGCCCGGGCGGCGGATGCGGCAGCATCTAGCGCATCGAGCGCGCCGGCTGCCGCGAGCGCCTCGGGCGCGTCGGGCACATCGTCGACGCGCCGCGCGGTGCCGCACGGCAAGCTGCGCCGGCCGGCCCCGGCTTCGAAGGCGACCGCCGACGCGGTGGCCGACTACAACGCCGGCGACTACGCCTCGGCGCTGGCCGGTTTCGGCCGCTCGGCGCGCCGCGGCGATCGGCTCGCGCAGTTCGACTACGCGATGATGCTGCTCAAGGGCGAAGGCGGCCCGGCCAACCAGGCCGACGGCCTGCACTGGCTGAACCAGGCGGCCGATGCCGGCATGACGCAAGCGCAGTACGTGCTCGGCACCATGTACGACGACGGCCAGTTCGTGGCGCGCGACCCGGCCGTCGCGCATGGCTGGTTCCTGAAGGCGGCGCAGCAGGGCCACATGGAAGCGCAGCTCGCGCTGGCCAACCAGTTCCTCGACGGCCGCGGCACGCCGCGCGACAACCACCAGGCCTTCGAGTGGTATCGCAAGGCCGCCGACGCGGGCGAGCCGACCGCGCAATACGTGACGGCCTCGTTCTACGAGCGCGGCGGCGACGGCGTCGCGGTCGACCTCAACCTCGCGCGCGTCTATTACGCGGCGGCGGCCGTGCATGGCGACGAGGTGGCCGCGCTCAAGTACCAGGAAGTCAGCACCGCGCTGCGCAAGCAGGTCGCGGCCGCCTCCGCGGCTTCGGCTGCCTCGGCCGCCTCCGTCCCCGCTGTCGAGGCACCGCAAGCGGCCTCGCAATGA
- the queD gene encoding 6-carboxytetrahydropterin synthase QueD: MLITRKLEFDAGHRIPDHRSQCRNLHGHRYVLEITLRGDLVDTEGAPDRGMVMDFADVKSLAMEHLVGKWDHAFLVYARDEVVRSFLEKMADHKTVVLDRIPTVENLAAVAFDILADVYDAHYGVNLRLERVRLYETPNCWADVERDPAR, from the coding sequence GTGCTGATTACCCGAAAACTCGAATTCGATGCGGGCCACCGCATCCCCGACCACCGAAGCCAGTGCCGCAACCTGCATGGCCATCGCTACGTGCTCGAAATCACGCTGCGCGGCGACCTGGTCGACACCGAGGGCGCGCCCGACCGCGGCATGGTGATGGATTTCGCCGACGTGAAGTCGCTCGCCATGGAGCACCTGGTCGGCAAGTGGGACCACGCCTTCCTGGTCTATGCGCGCGACGAGGTGGTGCGCTCCTTCCTCGAGAAGATGGCCGACCACAAGACGGTGGTGCTCGATCGCATCCCGACCGTCGAGAATCTCGCGGCGGTGGCCTTCGATATCCTCGCCGACGTCTACGACGCCCACTACGGCGTGAACCTGCGTCTCGAGCGCGTGCGCCTGTACGAGACGCCGAACTGCTGGGCCGACGTCGAGCGCGATCCGGCGCGCTGA
- the queC gene encoding 7-cyano-7-deazaguanine synthase QueC: protein MIRTDAKGGALVLFSGGQDSATCVAWALEHYSTVETLGFDYGQRHRVELECREGVREALRTRFPQWTNRLGDDHMIDLSVLGAISDTAMTRAIEIETSANGLPNTFVPGRNLLFMTIAAALAYRRGLKVLVGGMCETDFSGYPDCRDDTMKALQVALNLGMDTRMVLETPLMWLDKADTWRLAEQLGGAELVELVRVETHTCYVGERAELHDWGFGCGACPACKLRKRGYEAYRSGEQVTEMPA from the coding sequence GTGATTCGGACAGACGCTAAAGGCGGCGCGCTCGTGCTGTTTTCCGGCGGCCAGGATTCGGCGACCTGCGTCGCCTGGGCGCTCGAGCATTATTCGACGGTCGAGACGCTCGGCTTCGATTACGGCCAGCGCCATCGCGTCGAGCTCGAATGCCGCGAGGGCGTGCGCGAGGCGCTGCGCACGCGCTTTCCGCAATGGACCAACCGGCTCGGCGACGATCACATGATCGACCTGTCGGTGCTCGGCGCGATCAGCGACACCGCCATGACGCGCGCCATCGAGATCGAGACCAGCGCCAACGGGCTGCCCAACACCTTCGTGCCGGGCCGCAACCTGCTGTTCATGACGATCGCGGCGGCCCTGGCCTATCGGCGCGGGCTGAAGGTGCTGGTCGGCGGCATGTGCGAGACCGATTTCTCGGGCTATCCCGATTGCCGCGACGACACCATGAAGGCGCTGCAGGTGGCGCTCAATCTCGGCATGGACACGCGCATGGTGCTCGAGACGCCGCTGATGTGGCTCGACAAGGCCGATACCTGGCGCCTCGCCGAGCAACTGGGCGGCGCCGAGCTGGTCGAGCTGGTGCGCGTCGAGACCCACACCTGCTACGTCGGCGAGCGCGCCGAACTGCACGACTGGGGCTTCGGCTGCGGCGCCTGCCCGGCCTGCAAGCTGCGCAAGCGCGGCTACGAGGCGTATCGCAGCGGCGAGCAGGTCACCGAGATGCCGGCCTGA
- the queE gene encoding 7-carboxy-7-deazaguanine synthase, translated as MTYTVKEIFYTLQGEGANAGRPAVFCRFAGCNLWTGREADRETAVCRFCDTDFVGTDGENGGKFKTPEQLAAMVASLWPEGEANRFVVCTGGEPMLQLDQPLVDALHAQGFEIAIETNGSLPVLETIDWICVSPKADAPLVVTKGHELKVVVPQDNQRLADYARLDFDYFLVQPMDGPSRDINTKLAIDWCKRHPQWRLSMQTHKYLNIP; from the coding sequence ATGACGTACACGGTCAAGGAAATCTTCTACACGTTGCAGGGCGAGGGCGCCAACGCCGGTCGCCCGGCCGTGTTCTGCCGGTTCGCCGGCTGCAATCTGTGGACCGGCCGCGAGGCCGATCGCGAAACGGCCGTGTGCCGCTTCTGCGATACCGATTTTGTCGGCACCGACGGCGAGAACGGCGGCAAGTTCAAGACCCCGGAGCAGCTCGCCGCGATGGTCGCCTCGCTGTGGCCCGAGGGCGAGGCCAATCGGTTCGTGGTCTGCACCGGCGGCGAGCCGATGCTGCAGCTGGACCAGCCGCTGGTCGACGCGCTGCACGCGCAGGGCTTCGAGATCGCCATCGAGACCAACGGCTCGCTGCCGGTGCTCGAGACGATCGACTGGATCTGCGTGAGCCCGAAGGCCGATGCGCCGCTGGTGGTCACCAAGGGGCACGAGCTGAAGGTGGTGGTCCCCCAGGACAACCAGCGCCTGGCCGACTACGCCAGGCTCGACTTCGACTACTTCCTGGTGCAGCCGATGGACGGCCCCTCGCGCGACATCAACACGAAGCTCGCGATCGACTGGTGCAAGCGCCATCCGCAATGGCGGCTGTCGATGCAGACCCACAAATACCTGAACATTCCCTGA
- the mreD gene encoding rod shape-determining protein MreD: MSRPQYILQPVNPTFIVFSLAVAFLLNLMPWGRLPGVPDFVALVLLFWNIHQPRKVGMGVAFLLGILMDVHDAGLLGEHALAYTLLSYGAITIHRRVLWLSLGVQMFYVAPLLVLAQLVPFVIRLIMGAAFPGWSYMVDGFVEAVLWPVASLLLLMPQRRPVDPDDTRPI; this comes from the coding sequence ATGAGCCGCCCGCAATACATCCTGCAGCCGGTCAACCCGACCTTCATCGTCTTCAGCCTGGCGGTCGCCTTCCTGCTGAACCTGATGCCCTGGGGCCGGCTGCCCGGCGTGCCCGACTTCGTGGCCCTGGTGCTGCTGTTCTGGAACATCCACCAGCCGCGCAAGGTCGGCATGGGCGTGGCCTTCCTGCTCGGCATCCTGATGGACGTGCACGACGCCGGCCTGCTCGGCGAGCACGCGCTGGCCTACACGCTGCTGTCCTACGGCGCGATCACGATCCACCGCCGCGTGCTGTGGCTCTCGCTCGGCGTGCAGATGTTCTATGTCGCGCCGCTGCTGGTGCTGGCCCAGCTGGTGCCGTTCGTGATCCGCCTGATCATGGGCGCCGCCTTCCCCGGCTGGAGCTATATGGTCGACGGCTTCGTGGAGGCCGTGCTGTGGCCGGTCGCCAGCCTCCTGCTGTTGATGCCGCAACGCCGCCCGGTCGATCCGGACGACACGCGGCCGATCTGA
- a CDS encoding rod shape-determining protein: protein MFGFLRSYFSNDLAIDLGTANTLIYMRGKGIVLDEPSVVSIRQEGGPNGKKTIQAVGKEAKQMLGKVPGNIEAIRPMKDGVIADFTVTEQMIKQFIKTAHESRMFSPSPRIIICVPCGSTQVERRAIKEAAHGAGASQVYLIEEPMAAAIGAGLPVSEATGSMVVDIGGGTTEVGVISLGGIVYKGSVRVGGDKFDEAIVNYIRRNYGMLIGEQTAEAIKKEIGSAFPGSEVKEMEVKGRNLSEGIPRSFTISSNEILEALTDPLNQIVSSVKIALEQTPPELGADIAERGMMLTGGGALLRDLDRLLAEETGLPVLVAEDPLTCVVRGSGMALERMDKLGSIFSYE from the coding sequence ATGTTCGGTTTTTTGCGCAGCTACTTCTCCAACGATCTCGCGATCGATCTCGGCACCGCAAACACCCTCATCTACATGCGCGGCAAGGGCATCGTCCTCGATGAGCCGTCCGTCGTGTCGATCCGCCAGGAAGGCGGCCCCAACGGCAAGAAGACGATCCAGGCGGTCGGCAAGGAAGCCAAGCAGATGCTCGGCAAGGTGCCGGGCAACATCGAGGCGATCCGTCCGATGAAAGACGGCGTGATCGCCGACTTCACCGTCACCGAGCAGATGATCAAGCAGTTCATCAAGACGGCGCACGAGTCGCGGATGTTCTCGCCCTCGCCGCGCATCATCATCTGCGTGCCCTGCGGCTCGACCCAGGTCGAGCGCCGCGCCATCAAGGAAGCCGCGCACGGCGCCGGCGCCTCGCAGGTCTACCTGATCGAGGAGCCGATGGCGGCCGCGATCGGCGCGGGCCTGCCGGTCTCGGAAGCCACCGGCTCGATGGTGGTGGACATCGGCGGCGGCACCACCGAGGTGGGCGTGATCTCGCTGGGCGGCATCGTCTACAAGGGTTCGGTGCGCGTGGGCGGCGACAAGTTCGACGAGGCGATCGTCAACTACATCCGCCGCAACTACGGCATGCTGATCGGCGAGCAGACCGCCGAGGCGATCAAGAAGGAAATCGGCTCCGCCTTCCCCGGCTCCGAGGTCAAGGAGATGGAAGTGAAGGGCCGCAACCTGTCGGAAGGCATTCCGCGCAGCTTCACGATCTCCAGCAACGAAATCCTCGAGGCGCTGACCGATCCGCTGAACCAGATCGTCTCGTCGGTGAAAATCGCCCTCGAACAGACCCCGCCGGAACTGGGCGCCGACATCGCCGAGCGCGGCATGATGCTGACCGGCGGCGGCGCGCTGCTGCGCGACCTGGACCGCCTGCTGGCCGAGGAAACCGGCCTGCCGGTGCTGGTCGCCGAGGATCCGCTGACCTGCGTGGTGCGCGGCTCCGGCATGGCGCTCGAGCGCATGGACAAGCTCGGCAGCATCTTCTCGTACGAATAA
- the esaR gene encoding response regulator transcription factor EsaR, translating into MATILVVDDEMGIRELLSEILADEGHVVEVAENAQAAREYRQRQAPDLVLLDIWMPDTDGVTLLKEWASHGQLTMPVIMMSGHATIDTAVEATKIGALDFLEKPIALQKLLKSVEHGLARGAAPVPQHPAAKPAAGPTAVASAAALPVLGEDAPTAPGLVGQTAAIPFDIPLREARDAFERAYFEYHLARENGSMTRVAEKTGLERTHLYRKLKQLGVELGKKPTEGGI; encoded by the coding sequence ATGGCAACCATCCTGGTGGTAGATGATGAAATGGGCATCCGGGAATTGCTCTCGGAAATCCTCGCCGACGAAGGACATGTCGTCGAAGTGGCGGAAAACGCGCAGGCCGCGCGCGAGTATCGCCAGCGTCAGGCGCCCGATCTCGTGCTGCTCGACATCTGGATGCCCGATACCGACGGCGTCACGTTGTTGAAGGAGTGGGCGAGCCACGGGCAACTCACCATGCCGGTGATCATGATGTCCGGGCACGCGACGATCGACACCGCCGTCGAGGCGACCAAGATCGGCGCGCTCGACTTCCTCGAGAAGCCGATCGCGCTGCAGAAGCTGCTCAAGTCGGTCGAGCACGGCCTCGCGCGCGGCGCCGCGCCGGTGCCGCAGCATCCGGCCGCCAAGCCGGCGGCAGGGCCGACGGCGGTGGCCTCGGCGGCCGCGCTGCCGGTCCTGGGCGAGGACGCGCCGACCGCGCCGGGGCTGGTGGGCCAGACCGCGGCGATCCCGTTCGACATTCCCTTGCGCGAGGCGCGCGACGCCTTCGAGCGCGCCTACTTCGAGTACCACCTGGCGCGCGAGAACGGCAGCATGACGCGCGTGGCGGAAAAGACGGGCCTGGAGCGCACCCACCTTTATCGCAAGCTCAAGCAGCTCGGCGTCGAGCTCGGCAAGAAGCCGACCGAGGGCGGGATCTGA